From one Triticum urartu cultivar G1812 chromosome 3, Tu2.1, whole genome shotgun sequence genomic stretch:
- the LOC125545444 gene encoding extradiol ring-cleavage dioxygenase-like, translating into MDTFFLSHGSPAICIDERIPAHGFFKSWLPAAVAGAQAPRAVLVVSAHWETDAPAVNVVRGTNDTVHDLPGLPDELYKLRYPAPGAPGLARRTKELLEGAGFGPVSEEHGRGLDHGAWVPLMLMFPEADVPACQLSLQTGRDGAYHYNLGAALAPLRDEGVLVLGSGTATHNLSQLGPLDAPVPQWAADFDAWLRDALLDGRYEDVKRYKEKAPQAEVAHPSPEHIYPLHVALGAAGDEARAELIHHSWTNATFSYSSYRFTKKI; encoded by the exons ATGGACACCTTCTTCCTGTCGCACGGCTCGCCGGCGATCTGCATCGACGAGAGGATCCCGGCGCACGGCTTCTTCAAGTCGTGGCTGCCAGCGGCGGTGGCGGGCGCGCAGGCGCCGCGCGCCGTCCTGGTGGTGTCCGCGCACTGGGAGACCGACGCTCCGGCCGTCAACGTCGTCCGCGGCACCAACGACACCGTCCACGACCTGCCGGGCCTCCCCGACGAGTTATACAAA CTGAGGTACCCGGCGCCGGGCGCGCCGGGCCTGGCCAGGAGGACCAAGGAGCTCCTGGAGGGCGCCGGGTTCGGGCCGGTGAGCGAGGAGCACGGCCGCGGGCTCGACCACGGCGCCTGGGTGCCGCTGATGCTCATGTTCCCGGAGGCCGACGTCCCGGCGTGCCAGCTCTCCCTGCAGACCGGCCGCGACGGCGCCTACCACTACAACCTAGGCGCGGCGCTGGCGCCCCTCAGGGACGAGGGCGTCCTCGTCCTCGGCTCCGGCACCGCCACGCACAACCTCAGCCAGCTGGGGCCTCTCGACGCGCCGGTGCCGCAGTGGGCCGCCGACTTCGACGCCTGGCTCAGGGACGCGCTCCTGGACGGGAG GTACGAGGACGTGAAGCGATACAAGGAGAAGGCGCCCCAGGCTGAGGTTGCGCACCCTTCGCCGGAGCACATCTACCCGCTGCACGTCGCGCTGGGCGCCGCCGGGGATGAGGCCAGGGCGGAGCTGATCCACCACAGCTGGACCAACGCCACCTTCTCCTACTCTTCGTACCGCTTCACCAAGAAGATTTGA